A window from Luteolibacter flavescens encodes these proteins:
- a CDS encoding autotransporter outer membrane beta-barrel domain-containing protein: MTSHVSAGTEPDPCYPDNRHATSTAIGKSTLGMAWATSRDVGSHLYRNRAGIRPGSRLVEETVAVSPSAKGGMSAKGGAKVSAISVPVPNRWEVFGSLFYHTQDSDGDRYVNRKKKKDEKDKDKDKKYELYEVGLGGVPGFATGTEESSLDVFGGTVGTEFRINRNWTVGVGFTAAQGDLDMGSVGSADIDSIAISPYLSYYRADTIGSADLWAGLMYSYGMHSYETRRYTGAGIATGEPDADTHTLEFNVGLNFGERDVLHGPYAGFRYVAGTVDAYTETGPGGTSFNEQDVDSLVSILGYQVSWKMRGGSGYWVPQLRAAWEHEFEDGNTTSFGIPYASSDEDIGVVGAGIGYWWDSGWRLGVEYEGRFGSETESHYGGVTAGKEF; encoded by the coding sequence GTGACCTCTCATGTCAGCGCAGGTACGGAACCGGATCCGTGCTATCCGGACAACCGCCACGCGACCTCGACCGCGATCGGCAAGAGCACGCTCGGCATGGCATGGGCGACCTCCCGCGACGTGGGCAGCCATCTCTACCGGAACCGCGCCGGCATCCGCCCGGGCAGCAGGCTCGTGGAGGAAACCGTGGCCGTCTCCCCGAGTGCGAAGGGCGGCATGTCCGCGAAGGGTGGTGCAAAGGTTTCCGCCATCTCCGTGCCCGTTCCAAACCGCTGGGAAGTCTTCGGCTCGCTCTTCTACCACACGCAGGACAGCGACGGTGACCGCTACGTGAACCGGAAAAAGAAGAAGGACGAGAAGGATAAGGACAAGGACAAGAAGTACGAGCTCTACGAGGTCGGTCTTGGCGGCGTCCCCGGCTTTGCCACCGGCACGGAGGAAAGCTCGCTGGATGTCTTCGGCGGCACCGTCGGCACCGAGTTCCGCATCAATCGGAACTGGACCGTCGGCGTGGGCTTCACTGCGGCGCAGGGCGATCTCGACATGGGCTCGGTCGGCAGCGCGGACATCGATTCGATCGCGATCTCGCCTTACCTCTCCTACTACCGTGCCGATACCATCGGCTCCGCCGACCTGTGGGCGGGCCTGATGTATTCCTACGGCATGCATTCCTACGAGACCCGCCGCTACACCGGCGCGGGCATCGCGACCGGCGAGCCGGATGCGGACACGCACACGCTGGAGTTCAATGTCGGCCTGAATTTCGGTGAGCGAGATGTGCTTCACGGGCCTTACGCGGGCTTCCGCTACGTCGCGGGCACCGTGGATGCCTACACCGAGACCGGCCCGGGCGGGACGTCCTTCAATGAGCAGGACGTGGACTCGCTGGTCTCTATCCTCGGCTACCAGGTTTCCTGGAAGATGCGCGGTGGCAGCGGCTACTGGGTCCCGCAATTGCGCGCTGCCTGGGAGCATGAATTTGAAGACGGCAACACCACTTCCTTCGGCATCCCGTACGCTTCTTCGGACGAAGACATCGGCGTGGTCGGTGCCGGCATCGGCTACTGGTGGGACAGTGGCTGGCGCCTCGGCGTCGAGTATGAAGGCCGCTTCGGCAGCGAGACCGAGTCCCACTACGGCGGCGTCACCGCCGGGAAGGAATTCTGA
- a CDS encoding DnaJ C-terminal domain-containing protein → MKFRDYYEVLGVPRGAGKDEIRKAFRKLARTHHPDVAGEADKAKAEERFKEINEAYEVLGDEEKRKKYDAFGQNWKHGDGFTPPPGSGGGGFPQGWQTGASGDMEDAYHFEGTGFSDFFENVFGGRAGRGGFARGGAASSGGSRPRRGRDIESEILVTLDEVMSGAERTLAIQPQGGGERRTVTIRIPKGVTEGQMIRAAGLGQPGTAGGEAGDLFLHVRLERHPDYRVVEHDLYLDLRLAPWEAVLGATIAVRTPHGETRIRVPAGTEAGTEFRLSGKGLPKGKSGDSGHLFAVARIAMPPDVTDEEKRHWQALADISKFNPRQS, encoded by the coding sequence GTGAAATTCCGAGACTACTACGAGGTACTGGGCGTCCCCCGCGGCGCGGGCAAGGACGAGATCCGCAAGGCCTTCCGCAAGCTGGCGCGCACGCACCACCCCGACGTGGCGGGCGAGGCCGACAAGGCCAAGGCGGAGGAGCGCTTCAAGGAGATCAACGAGGCCTACGAGGTGCTCGGCGACGAGGAGAAGCGGAAGAAGTACGACGCCTTTGGCCAGAACTGGAAGCACGGCGACGGCTTCACCCCGCCGCCCGGCAGTGGTGGCGGCGGCTTCCCTCAGGGATGGCAGACCGGGGCCAGCGGCGATATGGAAGACGCCTATCACTTCGAGGGCACCGGCTTCAGCGACTTCTTCGAGAATGTCTTCGGTGGCCGTGCCGGGCGCGGTGGCTTCGCGCGGGGTGGGGCTGCTTCCTCCGGTGGATCACGGCCGAGGCGTGGCCGCGACATCGAGTCGGAGATCCTTGTCACGCTGGACGAGGTGATGTCCGGGGCCGAGCGGACGCTTGCCATCCAGCCCCAGGGTGGGGGTGAGCGGCGCACCGTGACGATCCGCATCCCGAAAGGGGTGACCGAGGGCCAGATGATCCGCGCCGCGGGACTCGGCCAGCCGGGCACAGCCGGTGGAGAGGCGGGCGATCTCTTCCTGCACGTCCGCCTGGAGCGCCATCCCGACTATCGCGTGGTGGAGCACGATCTCTACCTCGACCTGCGGCTCGCGCCATGGGAAGCCGTGCTGGGGGCCACCATCGCGGTGCGCACGCCGCATGGCGAGACCCGCATCCGGGTGCCCGCGGGCACGGAGGCGGGCACCGAATTCCGGCTCTCCGGAAAGGGCCTGCCAAAGGGCAAGTCGGGCGACTCCGGCCACCTCTTCGCCGTCGCCCGGATCGCAATGCCGCCCGATGTGACCGACGAGGAAAAGCGCCACTGGCAGGCGCTCGCCGACATCTCGAAATTCAACCCACGCCAGTCATGA
- a CDS encoding chaperone modulator CbpM codes for MSTPSPTGDDLVDLDTAARLCGLPAETILEYSRTEVITVTSSGEGSPPAFDAVCLHRLRRIEALHHEWSMPPGSVGLVMGLLDRLEAAERELRAMRERQR; via the coding sequence ATGAGCACTCCATCGCCTACAGGTGACGATCTGGTGGACCTCGACACCGCCGCCCGGCTCTGCGGCCTGCCCGCGGAGACCATCCTGGAGTACAGCCGGACGGAGGTCATCACCGTGACGAGCTCGGGAGAGGGGAGCCCGCCTGCCTTTGACGCCGTCTGCCTCCATCGGCTGCGCCGCATCGAGGCGCTGCACCACGAGTGGAGCATGCCGCCGGGTTCCGTCGGTCTCGTGATGGGTCTCCTCGACCGGTTGGAGGCTGCGGAGAGGGAGTTGCGGGCGATGAGGGAGCGGCAGCGGTGA
- a CDS encoding VanZ family protein produces MRRLTRSPWLWLAAFAVWFGTLWWLSSRVNHLPQALDFRASDKVLHFGYFFGGAGLFSAFLYRLKPKAPDWGTIFAITFAVCFLTGATDEWHQTQVPGRSGNDAADLTADILGAMCGALVFRKLHRVLK; encoded by the coding sequence ATGCGCCGACTGACCCGCTCGCCCTGGCTGTGGCTTGCCGCATTCGCGGTCTGGTTCGGCACGCTCTGGTGGCTGTCCTCGCGCGTGAATCACCTTCCGCAGGCGCTGGATTTCCGCGCCAGCGACAAGGTGCTGCACTTCGGCTATTTCTTCGGCGGGGCGGGACTCTTCTCCGCCTTCCTCTACCGGCTGAAGCCGAAGGCTCCGGACTGGGGCACGATTTTCGCGATCACCTTCGCCGTGTGCTTCCTGACCGGTGCGACGGACGAGTGGCACCAGACGCAGGTCCCCGGCCGCAGCGGGAATGACGCCGCCGACCTGACCGCCGACATCCTCGGCGCGATGTGTGGCGCGCTGGTCTTCCGCAAGCTCCACCGGGTGCTGAAGTAA
- a CDS encoding BrnA antitoxin family protein: protein MQSISKWSDIPTFDDEEAEARFWETHELEARLMSGSIHEPDSRESTTITLRFDPRMLSRIKRIARSRFLNYQSMMKQWLAERLEDELRKQ, encoded by the coding sequence ATGCAGTCCATTTCCAAGTGGTCGGACATCCCGACCTTTGACGACGAGGAGGCCGAAGCCCGCTTTTGGGAGACCCATGAGCTGGAAGCCCGGCTCATGTCCGGCTCCATCCACGAGCCCGACTCGCGCGAATCGACGACGATCACGCTGCGCTTCGACCCGCGGATGCTCTCCCGCATCAAGCGCATCGCCCGTTCCCGCTTCCTCAACTACCAGTCGATGATGAAGCAGTGGCTGGCAGAGCGACTCGAGGACGAGCTGCGCAAGCAGTAA
- a CDS encoding BrnT family toxin, with protein sequence MELDLIDVHFDLKSIKPRELEEALEDPFGLRLLPDQETGESRFYALGRTVADRYLFVCFWTDGKRARVIAARPMSEGEQRFYERKYAEFK encoded by the coding sequence ATGGAACTCGACCTCATCGACGTCCACTTCGACCTGAAGTCCATCAAGCCCCGCGAACTCGAGGAGGCCCTTGAGGACCCGTTCGGTCTGCGCCTGCTGCCCGACCAGGAGACGGGCGAAAGCCGCTTCTACGCCCTCGGGCGCACGGTGGCCGACCGGTATCTTTTCGTGTGCTTCTGGACCGACGGCAAGCGCGCCCGCGTGATCGCCGCGCGCCCGATGAGCGAGGGAGAGCAACGATTCTACGAACGCAAGTACGCCGAGTTCAAATAA
- a CDS encoding DUF4340 domain-containing protein — MRSISFTLLLLVVTTGVTMTAAMRFSEGSLDRLLGPKSAVQGDRLYDFDPQKIHRILLSGNGVKAECVFEKGIWRVAKPWDDRMDPSAADGILNFTLGTRVEEIIPEGKIDSSKAGLVEGTIGVRIEDKDGNSLATYLLGRKTEWLHRDPKTKEEIPTVFLQPQDDAHGGDIYATTGDIHFLFRDGLRHLRDHHPLFFNPAALQSVRIQSSESEVLLSRTGGNAPWLITKPLELRTDTAAVTKLLTDLYLLRAVKIADRSEVTLPADDVNGRQKIAIKHFGQNDETVMEILPPATPEADTVFATVSDRPGSVFELRLKPLAPTLTSSGTPATNIPAEDLVSIAGLPDTVNELRDPRLTDLKVEDLEGILISPANSDEIVLARPKGGRWQVQNPAGRMEPLNEMSLYRLLKALTETKVIGFPSDAAVDLAPYGLDRPALKLRIVTTTDATVDLHFGQSRDGTWHAMHNGVPRVMKLDDAFIHDIATRVWQWRLTDVWNVASIDLAFIEREVEGYPKLMLEYNWGDESWKAQENGTDRSAELITERANRLLDPLLKLRCDTWLSPDDANARNALAKPAIRFTLGVHQRDALGEKIGIQRRELLLAPASDSPTNRLFYGRVGNEALPFMMSADSVSRLVVDLFGDD, encoded by the coding sequence ATGCGCTCGATTTCCTTCACGCTGCTGCTGCTGGTGGTGACCACCGGGGTCACCATGACCGCCGCGATGCGCTTTTCCGAAGGCAGCCTCGACCGCCTGCTGGGGCCGAAGTCCGCGGTCCAGGGCGACCGCCTCTACGACTTCGACCCGCAGAAGATCCACCGCATCCTGCTCTCGGGGAACGGGGTGAAGGCGGAGTGCGTCTTCGAAAAAGGCATCTGGCGGGTGGCCAAGCCATGGGACGACCGCATGGACCCGAGCGCCGCGGACGGCATCCTGAATTTCACGCTCGGCACCCGCGTCGAGGAGATCATCCCGGAGGGGAAGATCGATTCCTCGAAGGCCGGCCTGGTCGAGGGCACCATCGGCGTGCGCATCGAGGACAAGGACGGCAATTCGCTGGCGACCTACCTACTCGGTCGCAAGACGGAGTGGCTGCACCGCGACCCGAAGACGAAGGAGGAGATCCCCACCGTCTTCCTCCAGCCACAGGATGACGCCCATGGCGGCGACATCTACGCCACCACGGGCGACATCCACTTCCTCTTCCGCGACGGTCTGCGCCACCTGCGTGACCATCACCCGCTCTTCTTCAATCCCGCCGCGCTCCAGTCCGTCCGCATCCAGAGCTCGGAGTCGGAGGTGCTGCTCTCCCGCACCGGTGGCAATGCCCCGTGGCTGATCACCAAGCCTCTCGAGCTGCGCACCGACACCGCTGCGGTGACCAAGCTGCTGACCGACCTCTACCTGCTGCGCGCCGTGAAGATCGCGGACCGCTCCGAGGTCACGCTGCCCGCGGACGACGTGAACGGCCGCCAGAAGATCGCGATCAAGCACTTCGGCCAGAACGACGAGACCGTGATGGAAATTCTGCCGCCCGCCACGCCGGAAGCGGACACCGTCTTCGCCACCGTGAGCGACCGCCCGGGCTCCGTCTTCGAGCTGCGACTCAAGCCGCTGGCCCCCACCCTCACCTCCAGCGGCACCCCGGCGACGAATATTCCCGCCGAGGATCTCGTCTCCATCGCCGGCCTGCCGGACACGGTGAACGAGCTGCGCGACCCACGCCTGACGGACCTGAAGGTGGAGGATCTGGAAGGCATCCTCATTTCCCCGGCGAACTCCGACGAGATCGTGCTGGCCCGGCCGAAAGGCGGACGCTGGCAGGTGCAGAATCCCGCCGGGCGAATGGAGCCGCTCAATGAGATGTCGCTCTACCGGCTGCTGAAGGCCCTGACGGAGACGAAGGTCATCGGCTTCCCCAGCGACGCCGCGGTCGATCTGGCACCCTACGGACTGGATCGCCCGGCGCTGAAGCTCCGCATCGTGACCACCACGGACGCCACCGTGGACCTGCACTTCGGCCAGAGCCGCGACGGCACCTGGCATGCGATGCACAATGGCGTGCCGCGGGTGATGAAGCTCGATGACGCCTTCATCCACGACATCGCCACGCGCGTCTGGCAGTGGCGCCTGACCGACGTCTGGAACGTGGCCTCCATCGACCTCGCCTTCATCGAGCGCGAGGTGGAGGGCTACCCGAAGCTGATGCTGGAGTACAACTGGGGCGACGAATCCTGGAAGGCGCAGGAAAACGGCACCGACCGCAGCGCCGAGCTCATCACCGAGCGCGCGAACCGCCTGCTCGACCCGCTGCTGAAGCTCCGCTGCGACACCTGGCTCTCGCCCGACGATGCAAATGCCCGCAACGCGCTGGCGAAGCCTGCCATCCGCTTCACCCTCGGCGTCCACCAGCGCGACGCCCTGGGCGAGAAGATCGGCATCCAGCGCCGCGAACTGCTCCTCGCACCCGCCAGCGACAGCCCGACCAACCGGCTTTTCTACGGACGCGTCGGGAATGAAGCGCTCCCCTTCATGATGAGCGCCGACTCCGTCAGCCGCCTCGTCGTCGATCTCTTCGGCGACGACTGA
- a CDS encoding GldG family protein, translating to MSNVSDSSMKDEKPAKPVRRFGTGALSLLQVACVTVLFAGLNYLGAKHYVPKDLSADSAYMLSPATQRYLESPAVRDRTEPIRLLLAFRRSSPIYDRVRALGEEYFRLSGGKVKLELLDPVRSPDRTQQVAKEYGDVFQISFNKSMFTTDLVIVDARTKDQKQVSLTAEAAGNASSHVHFIEAERMIRYETEFKGENSQRKITGFLGEDAITTGIVSALEGKPRKIYLLADKSGFRNEGADSPLTNFEATLLSQNALTLRAQISGIDRIPDDVSAVAIINPAYDFSPQELAVLTEYWERPKSSVLVTLGSADTPPRLRAFLRNLGITPRKDRVISKKGDQVVTNVRAGFTAGMDFTRDFANKTTIFEGATSSLEVREKDNDEFTAKGIRPYVLIETDRDFWGETKFSTAKPEFDRNEDYPGPLSLAGAVIRGAATRDDLGDRISRMVVVSNSEFLSPRYFSDINKDFLASSVNWLIGREDLAGTGPRTLGSYKLPLLDSQVSFINRVNLFFLPAFGALIAGLVWSSRRA from the coding sequence ATGAGCAACGTTTCCGACTCCTCTATGAAGGATGAAAAGCCGGCCAAGCCCGTGCGGCGCTTCGGCACCGGCGCGCTCTCGCTGCTGCAGGTCGCCTGCGTGACGGTGCTCTTCGCCGGGCTGAACTACCTGGGCGCGAAGCACTACGTGCCAAAGGACCTCAGCGCGGACTCCGCCTACATGCTCTCCCCCGCCACGCAGCGCTACCTCGAGTCGCCTGCCGTGCGGGACCGCACCGAGCCGATCCGCCTGCTGCTCGCCTTCCGCCGCAGCAGCCCGATCTACGACCGCGTGCGCGCGCTGGGTGAGGAGTATTTCCGCCTCTCCGGAGGAAAGGTGAAGCTGGAGCTGCTCGACCCCGTCCGCTCGCCGGACCGGACCCAGCAGGTGGCAAAGGAATATGGCGACGTCTTCCAGATCTCCTTCAACAAGTCGATGTTCACCACCGACCTGGTGATCGTGGACGCCCGCACCAAGGACCAGAAGCAGGTCAGCCTGACCGCGGAGGCGGCGGGGAATGCCAGCTCGCACGTCCACTTCATCGAGGCCGAGCGGATGATCCGCTACGAGACCGAATTCAAGGGCGAGAACAGCCAGCGCAAGATCACCGGCTTCCTCGGCGAGGACGCCATCACCACCGGCATCGTCTCCGCGCTGGAAGGAAAGCCGCGCAAGATCTACCTGCTGGCCGACAAGAGCGGCTTCCGCAACGAGGGCGCGGACTCCCCACTCACGAACTTCGAGGCCACGCTGCTGAGCCAGAATGCGCTCACGCTGCGCGCGCAGATCTCCGGCATCGACCGCATCCCGGACGACGTGTCCGCCGTGGCGATCATCAATCCCGCCTACGACTTCAGCCCGCAGGAGCTGGCCGTGCTGACGGAATACTGGGAGCGCCCGAAGTCCTCCGTGCTCGTCACCCTCGGCTCCGCGGACACGCCGCCGCGCCTCCGGGCCTTTCTCCGGAATCTGGGCATCACCCCGAGAAAGGACCGCGTGATCTCCAAGAAGGGCGACCAGGTCGTCACGAATGTCCGCGCCGGCTTCACCGCGGGCATGGACTTCACCCGCGACTTCGCGAACAAGACCACGATCTTCGAAGGTGCCACCTCCAGCCTCGAGGTGCGGGAGAAGGACAATGACGAGTTCACCGCGAAGGGCATCCGCCCCTACGTGCTGATCGAGACCGACCGCGACTTCTGGGGCGAGACGAAATTCTCCACCGCCAAGCCGGAATTCGACCGCAACGAGGACTACCCCGGCCCGCTGAGCCTGGCCGGTGCCGTCATCCGCGGGGCGGCCACGCGCGACGACCTCGGCGACCGCATCTCCCGCATGGTGGTGGTGTCGAATTCGGAATTCCTCTCGCCGAGGTATTTCTCCGATATCAACAAGGACTTCCTCGCCAGCAGCGTGAACTGGCTCATCGGCCGCGAGGACCTCGCAGGCACCGGCCCGCGCACGCTGGGCAGCTACAAGCTGCCGCTGCTGGACAGCCAGGTCTCCTTCATCAACCGGGTGAATCTCTTCTTCCTCCCCGCCTTCGGTGCCCTCATCGCGGGTCTCGTCTGGTCGTCGCGCCGCGCCTGA
- a CDS encoding ABC transporter permease: MRLLFIMLRKELKGYFLNPFGWVVFVFVTGMQGFALSTAMKGFRDSPSQNSLVYSAYNTTLFWFWFLFIFPLITMRLFAEEERSGTLEGLLTAPVRSWQVVLSKYGAAMVFYTLLWVPSYLQFRMYEWVTDVPPAYSPGSMLGAYSILLLMGAAFTAIGCLASALTSSQIIAGLLTIGMLVIHYFLGYVTAIWGEHFAAAPMFHYISSQEHLHYFTKGLLDTRPVVYYLSLAAFVLFITYQVVDYRRWRR, encoded by the coding sequence ATGCGACTCTTGTTCATCATGCTCCGCAAGGAGCTGAAGGGATATTTCCTCAATCCCTTCGGCTGGGTGGTCTTCGTCTTCGTGACGGGGATGCAAGGCTTTGCCCTGTCCACGGCCATGAAGGGCTTCCGCGACTCGCCCAGCCAGAACAGCCTCGTTTACTCGGCCTACAATACGACGCTCTTCTGGTTCTGGTTCCTTTTCATCTTCCCGCTCATCACCATGCGCCTCTTCGCGGAGGAGGAGCGCAGCGGCACGCTGGAAGGCCTGCTCACCGCCCCGGTGCGGAGCTGGCAGGTGGTGCTGTCGAAGTATGGTGCAGCCATGGTCTTCTACACCCTGCTGTGGGTGCCGAGCTACCTGCAGTTCCGCATGTATGAATGGGTTACGGACGTGCCACCCGCGTATTCGCCGGGCTCGATGCTCGGGGCCTACTCGATCCTGCTGCTGATGGGTGCCGCCTTCACGGCCATCGGCTGCCTCGCCTCCGCGCTCACCTCCAGCCAGATCATCGCCGGCCTGCTCACCATCGGCATGCTGGTCATCCACTACTTCCTGGGCTACGTGACGGCCATCTGGGGCGAGCACTTCGCGGCCGCGCCGATGTTCCACTACATCTCCAGCCAGGAGCACCTGCACTACTTCACGAAGGGCCTGCTGGATACCCGGCCGGTCGTCTATTACCTGAGCCTCGCGGCTTTCGTCCTCTTCATCACTTACCAGGTGGTCGACTACCGCCGCTGGCGCCGCTGA
- a CDS encoding tetratricopeptide repeat protein, translating into MTAKTLLLSLALATVVSTSAPAAVSTGVDAPATVPSVAEGPAKAALDAFREGRHTAGVDLAKPLAEKGDADALFLLGFAAETGQGMPASRDAALESYKKSAAAGNKDATYRRALILLNSKEEKDRQEAREVLESAAGADPANAGRILGEAWLRGLLSEKPDSAKAAEWWTKAANAGDTPSILLLARFYEGAFGFKEEADAKKSLEYYQKAAALGDASALIPLGSRLLNGDESIRNEKEGREWLAKAIEKEQWSAYLALGDFEENIKKNEKEALAQYQKGAEKDQADCILRVAAFHLEGKGGLKKSEEKGREWLVKAAEAGNAVAALEMASRLSKDEKPEMISVYKYLLSAANTGLPVAQNEIGLLYVSGNLGLSDPTAAVAWFTAAAKAGHAAAQNNLGTLYERGMGVPVDYNNAGQLYSLAANQGHAAATTGLARLHAAGNGTTQDLPKAWALASLGIERGDEEAKTLLGELTSKMSEADIAGGKKELEALKKPAGEAPAPAPAPTPAPAPAPAPAAPKKTSAVTPAIEVPALEAPKEEKKGE; encoded by the coding sequence GTGACCGCAAAAACCCTCTTGCTCTCCCTGGCACTCGCGACCGTCGTTTCCACCTCCGCCCCGGCGGCGGTGAGCACCGGGGTGGATGCCCCTGCGACCGTGCCGAGCGTGGCCGAAGGCCCGGCGAAGGCCGCTCTCGATGCCTTCCGCGAAGGCCGCCACACGGCCGGGGTGGATCTCGCGAAGCCTCTGGCGGAGAAGGGCGATGCGGACGCGCTCTTCCTGCTGGGCTTCGCCGCCGAGACCGGCCAGGGCATGCCCGCCTCGCGCGACGCCGCGCTGGAGAGCTACAAGAAATCCGCTGCCGCCGGGAACAAGGACGCGACCTACCGCCGCGCGCTGATCCTGCTGAACTCGAAGGAAGAGAAGGACCGCCAGGAAGCCCGCGAGGTGCTGGAGTCCGCCGCCGGTGCCGACCCGGCCAATGCCGGCCGCATCCTCGGCGAGGCATGGCTGCGCGGCCTGCTCAGCGAAAAGCCGGACTCCGCCAAGGCCGCGGAGTGGTGGACGAAGGCGGCGAATGCCGGTGACACGCCCTCGATCCTGCTGCTCGCCCGTTTTTACGAAGGTGCCTTTGGCTTCAAGGAAGAGGCCGATGCGAAGAAGTCGCTGGAGTACTACCAGAAGGCCGCCGCGCTCGGCGATGCCTCCGCCCTCATCCCGCTGGGCTCCCGCCTGCTCAATGGCGACGAGTCGATCCGCAATGAGAAGGAAGGCCGCGAGTGGCTGGCCAAGGCGATCGAGAAGGAGCAATGGTCCGCCTACCTCGCGCTCGGCGACTTCGAGGAAAACATCAAGAAGAACGAGAAGGAGGCCCTCGCGCAGTATCAGAAGGGCGCGGAAAAGGATCAGGCCGACTGCATCCTCCGCGTCGCCGCCTTCCATCTGGAGGGCAAGGGCGGTCTGAAGAAGAGCGAGGAAAAGGGCCGCGAGTGGCTGGTGAAGGCCGCCGAGGCGGGCAATGCCGTGGCCGCGCTGGAGATGGCCTCCCGCCTCTCGAAAGATGAGAAGCCCGAGATGATCTCGGTTTACAAGTACCTGCTCTCCGCCGCGAATACCGGCCTGCCGGTTGCGCAGAATGAGATCGGCCTGCTCTACGTCTCCGGAAACCTCGGCCTGAGCGACCCGACGGCTGCCGTGGCGTGGTTCACCGCCGCCGCGAAGGCCGGTCACGCTGCCGCCCAGAATAATCTGGGCACCCTCTACGAGCGCGGCATGGGCGTGCCGGTGGATTACAACAATGCAGGCCAGCTCTACTCCCTCGCAGCGAACCAGGGTCACGCCGCCGCCACCACCGGCCTCGCCCGCCTGCACGCCGCGGGGAATGGCACCACGCAGGACCTGCCAAAGGCTTGGGCGCTCGCCTCGCTTGGCATCGAGCGCGGGGACGAGGAGGCAAAGACCCTGCTCGGCGAGCTGACCAGCAAGATGAGCGAGGCCGACATCGCCGGCGGCAAGAAGGAACTTGAGGCCCTCAAGAAGCCCGCAGGAGAAGCACCTGCGCCAGCCCCCGCGCCGACCCCGGCACCAGCTCCCGCGCCAGCCCCGGCCGCTCCGAAGAAGACCTCCGC